Proteins co-encoded in one Streptomyces diastaticus subsp. diastaticus genomic window:
- a CDS encoding FadR/GntR family transcriptional regulator, which produces MTDASASPRGADGERAPGARDDRLAAVLRPVRAGNGFEEALEQLLQVIRLGLVPAGGRLPSERNLAERLAVSRGTLREVLKALQDQGLVEPRRGRYGGTFVRAPGAGEGPVRGRTEVAELEDTLRFREVLEVGAAELCAAHGLDAGGARRLREALERTGDTPFDDYRRQDTLFHLTLTELAGSPSLTARYAAVRAEVNGLLDGIPLLVRNLEHSQRQHAAVVEAVLDGRPDAAREIMREHCAGTAALLRGFLT; this is translated from the coding sequence ATGACGGACGCCAGCGCGTCGCCGCGAGGCGCCGACGGGGAGCGCGCGCCGGGGGCGCGCGACGACCGCCTCGCCGCCGTCCTGCGCCCGGTGCGGGCGGGCAACGGCTTCGAGGAGGCGCTGGAGCAGCTCCTCCAGGTGATCCGGCTCGGTCTGGTGCCGGCGGGCGGGCGGCTGCCCTCGGAGCGGAATCTCGCCGAGCGGCTCGCGGTGAGCCGGGGGACGCTGCGCGAGGTCCTGAAGGCCCTCCAGGACCAGGGGCTCGTGGAGCCGCGGCGGGGCAGGTACGGCGGTACGTTCGTCCGCGCGCCCGGCGCCGGGGAGGGTCCGGTGCGCGGACGCACGGAGGTGGCCGAGCTGGAGGACACGCTGCGGTTCCGGGAGGTTCTGGAGGTGGGCGCGGCCGAGCTGTGCGCGGCGCACGGGCTCGACGCCGGGGGCGCGCGGCGGCTGCGGGAGGCCCTGGAGCGCACCGGTGACACCCCGTTCGACGACTACCGGCGCCAGGACACCCTGTTCCACCTCACCCTCACCGAACTCGCCGGCTCCCCCTCCCTGACGGCCCGGTACGCGGCGGTCCGCGCCGAGGTCAACGGCCTCCTCGACGGCATCCCCCTCCTGGTGCGGAACCTGGAGCACTCCCAGCGGCAGCACGCGGCGGTGGTGGAGGCGGTGCTCGACGGCCGGCCGGACGCGGCCCGGGAGATCATGCGCGAACACTGCGCGGGCACGGCGGCCCTGCTGCGGGGCTTCCTGACCTGA